The following nucleotide sequence is from Nitrospira sp..
TTCCGGTTGCCGCGAGACATGATGTATTCAGCGGAGAGGAGGAATTCCTTGATCGTGGCAGAGAGGCCGCGCTTCAACAACACCGGCTTATCGTAGGCCCCGACCTCCTTGAGCAACTCGAAGTTCTGCATGTTCCGGGCGCCGATCTGGATGATGTCGGCCTTCTCGAGAAACAGCTCGATGTCGCGGGTGTCCAGAATCTCGCTCACCACCGGCAGGCCGGTTTGTTTTTTGGCTTCGACCAAATAATCCAGGCCTTCACGTCCCAATCCCTGAAAGGAATAGGGCGAGGTGCGTGGTTTGTACGCGCCGCCGCGGAGGACGGTGGCGCCTGCCGATTTGACCTCGTGGGCGATACCGACGGTCAGTTCCAACCGCTCGACCGCGCAGGGACCGGCCATGATCGTGATTTTCTTATCGCCGATTTTGACGCCGTTCACGTCAATGATCGTGTTCTCTTTCTTGAACTCCCGGCTGACCAGCTTCCAGGGAGCCAAAATCGGCAGAACACTTTCGACCCCGGGCAATGCGGTCAACGGTTGATTGTGCAAAATACGATCGTCCCCGATCACCCCGATAATGGTCCGCTCCTGCCCGGCAGAAATATGCGACTTCAGTCCCAACTCGCGAAGCCGGTCGATAATGTGATCGACTTCCCGCTCCGACGCGTCAGGCTTCAAGACAATAATCATGATCTCGTCTCACTTTCCTTATCGAGCGGCGCGCGTCACGTCCGCCAGCGCGCTCAGGAACAGTTGGTTTTCTTCCGGAAGGCCGATGGTCACCCGCAGCATTCGCCCGTCGATGTGGCGGACAATGATGCCCTTCCGCAACAGCGCGTCGAATACGTCTCGACCGTCTCTCCCGACATCGAAATAGAGAAAATTCGTTTCACTGGGCAAGGCCTCGAAGCCCAAGGCCAACAAGCCGGCCCGGACCTTATCCATTTCCGCATGGTTGAGGGCCCGACTCGCGCCCACATGCGCTTCATCGTCCAACGCCGCCAACGCGGCGCGTTGCGCCATGCTGTTCGCATTGAAGGGCGGACGGATTCGATTCAGGTAGTTCGTAATCTCCGGAGTGGTAATCCCGTATCCGATCCTGAGCCCGGCCAAGCCGTAGATCTTGGAGAACGTCCGCAGCACGATGACATTGCGGCCCGCGTTGACATAGCTGAGCGATTCCGGGAATTCCGGATGCCGGACATATTCGTAATAGGCCTCGTCGAACACGACCACCACATGATCGGGCACGCGCGCCATCAACGCCGCCACCTCAGCCTTGGTCGCCATGGTACCGGTGGGATTATTCGGATTGCACACAAACAACAAGCGAGTCTTGTCGGTGATGGCTGCCGCCATGGCCGGCAAATCGTGGTGCCAATTCTTCTGCGGCACTTCCACCGCCACACCGTGCGCGGCCTGCACCTCCATCTTATAAATCACGAAGGTGTGCTCGGCCATCACGGCCTCATCGCCCGGGGACAAGAAGGTTCGCGCAAGCAGGCCGAGGATTTCGTCGGAGCCGTTTCCGAGAATGACCTGATCCGGCATGACGTTCCACCGTTCGGCCAAGGCGCCGCGCAAACGGAACGCCCCGCCGTCCGGGTACCGATGGAGAGTCGGAGCGGTTTCACCCAAGACGGCGAGCGCTTTGGGCGACGGGCCGATCGGGTTTTCATTGGATGCCAATTTGATGGCGCGCGGGAGCCCTAACTCTCGCTGCAGCTCTTCGATAGGCTTTCCAGGAACGTACGGGACAAGGGAGGCGATATCGGGATGCACCTTCAATGGCATGGCGTGACTCGGACCTCTAGGAATAGGCGGGATACGACCCGAGAATCTTCATAAAGAGACAGCGGCTCTTCACTTCTTCGGCCGCCTTCTTGACCCGTTCTTCATCGATGTGCCCCTCGATATCGACAAAGAAAATGTATTCCCAGGCCTTCCGGCGGGAGGGACGCGATTCGATCTTGGTCATGTTGAGCCCATGGGAGGCAAACGGACGCAGCAAGTCATACAGCGCGCCGACTTTATCTTTGACCGACAACATCAGAGAGGTTTTGTCGCGTCCAGTCCGTTCCGGAGCCTTCTGCGAGAGTACCAGGAATCGCGTGAAGTTGTTGATGTTGTCCTCGATCCGAGCGGTGATGACCTTCAGTCCGTACAGCTGGGACGCCAGTTCGGACGCGATGGCTGCGGCCGATGGATCGTCGACAGACAGTTCGGCCGCCCGGGCCGTGCTGGCCACTTCGGACACGGGTACGTGCGGCAGATTCGTTTCCAACCAATTGCGGCATTGGGCAATGGCATGCGGGTGCGAATAGATCCGCTTAATATCGCCCGCGACTCCGCTCTTGGACATCAGGTGATGGGCCACTTCCTGCAACACTTCTCCGTAAATGAGCAGGCTGGAGTCGACGAACATATCCAGGGTGTGATTGACTACGCCTTCGGTGGTGTTTTCGATGGGCACGACACCGAAATGGGCTCGCCCACGCTCGACTTCGCTGAACACATCTTTGATGCTGTTGACGGGAATGTATTGGGCGGACGACCCGAACTTCTGCATACAGGCCATGTGGGTAAAGGTCGCTCGCGGACCGAGATAGGCGACCTTCTGAGGCCCCTCAAGGGACAACGAGGCCGACATGATCTCTCGATACACCGCCCGGATGGCATCGGTGGGAAAGGGACCGGTATTTTGCTTGCTGAGACGCTCAAAAATCGCCGCCTCCCGGGCCGGCGTGTGCAGATGCGCCTCCGCATCTCTCTGTTTCTTGAGTTTTCCGATTTCAATCACGGACTTCGAGCGCTCGTTCAAGAGGCGCAAAATCTGATCGTCGATCCGATCGATTTCCTGGCGATGTCCTTGTAGGTCATCAGACATGACGGGGGGACTCCCTCCTCGCGAAACCTGCCTTTAGAGAGACGAGGCCGCGAAACGATTCCAAGCTAACGGGCTGAACTTGGACAAGTGAGTATCCTACAGGAGCCGGCGAGGGCATTGCAAGGATAGGTGTGGGGATTCAAGGAGTTGTGACGGATGTGTCGTCACCGGAAAGCGACAGAAGGTCTTTTTGTTTTTTGAAATGGTCGAAGGCCAGCCTAGTCGCCTGCCGGCCACGGCCGGTGCGCTCCAAAAACCCCGCCTGGATCAGATACGGCTCATAGACGTCCTCCAGCGTGCCCTTGTCCTCTTGCACCGCCGCTGCCAGTGAATCCACCCCGACCGGTCCGCCATTGAACTTCTCAATGACGGTCAGGAGGATGCGCCGATCCATCTCATCCAATCCGGCGGCGTCAACCGCCAACCAGACCAACGCATCCTTCGCCACCTGCTTAGTGATACGTCCACCGGCCTTGATCTCGGCATAGTCCCTGATGCGCTTAATCAGCCGATTCACGATGCGCGGCGTGCCGCGTGCCCGGCGAGCAATTTCCGCAGCACCTGCCTCGTCGATCGGAATATTCAGCAGCCCTGCCGACCGTGTAACGATCGACGTAAGTTCCTGTGACGAATAAAACTCCAGCCTGTGGACCAAGCCGAACCGGTCTCGCAACGGCGACGTCAATGCCCCGGCCCTGGTCGTGGCGCCCACCAGCGTAAACCGCGGCAATTCCAGCTTCACTGTCCTCGTTGAGGCCCCTTGGCCGACCACCAGATCCAGTTGGTAATCCTCCATGGCCGGATACAGGGCCTCCTCGACGGAAGCCGGGAGGCGGTGGATTTCGTCGATGAACAACACATCCCGTTCCTGCAAATTCGTCAAAATCGCCGCCAGATCCCCGGCATGGCTCAGGACTAAGCCTGAGGTCGAGCGAATCGCCGATCCCATCTCCCGCGCAATGATATGCGCAATCGTGGTCTTTCCGAGCCCCGGCGGCCCGTAAAAAATGGCATGATCCAGCGCCTCACCACGGCGTTTCGCCGCCTCGATACAAATCTCCAGGGATTCCTTCATCCGTGACTGGCCGACATACTCCTGCAAGCTGTGTGGGCGCAGCGCGGCTTCAAGGCCACGTTCGTCGTCGGTCAATTGATTGCTTACCGTGCGGTCAGACATGGGACGATCCTGTTCGACGATGCGTCGGCATTATCTGGCCTCGGGTGAGGGCCTGAATTTCGGCGGCGGCGACACGGCCCCTTGACCTGGCGCAGCCGTACTGCCGCAATCAGGCGGGCACCTGACTCCACCCTGACCGGGATCGGGCATGGTTGATCCCATGTTCTGTAACTGGCATTGCGACACCAGCCCACCATCTCCAGAGCCGCAACGCGAAGGGACGTTCGAGCGCCCCACGTCCACATATCCTTCGGGACAGGTCCCGCAGACGGAGAGCATGTTGCCCCCGAGCGGCACGCACTGCACGAGGGTGGGCTCGCCGTCTTTGCACAGCTCCGGGGCATGGGTCACACCGGTTGTGGCATAGCCATCCGGGCACGCTCCACAAGTCTTGCGGATGCTCTTCGGCTCCTCCAGCCCATCCGCCGCGCCGACTAACCCGGCTGATCCCGAGAATATCAACAAGGCCAACAGAACCGCCCCTACCGCCCCAATCCGACGACTCTTCCACCGCCCGTGCAAAGATTTCATCACGCGTCACCCCTTGGCCAGGTCTTTGAGTGCCTCACGAATCACGCCTTCCAGTCCCTGCGCCATGGCGCCGGACTTCTCAATCCTTCTCAACGCGTCTTTCACATCCGGCTGGCGATACCCCAGATTCACAAGGGCCGACAGGGCATCCTCGTAGAGCGGATTCGCAGGCTGCCCGCTCCCCGACGCGGCCTGTTCGCCCGCTGGATGCAACCGCGCGACCTTGTCCTTCAATTCCAGCGCAATCCTGGCTGCAGACTTTTTGCCGATGCCCGACACCGTACCGAGCTTCTCAATATCGCCGGCCTGGATGGCGGAAAAGAGATCGCGAACCGAGAGGGTGGACAGGACGCTCAGTCCCAATTTTGGTCCTATGCCGGAGATCCCCGTCAGCAACAGAAAGGCTTCCTTCTCCGCGGCGGTCAGGAACCCGTAAAGCTGAATCGCATCTTCACGCACATGGGTATGGATGCTGAGCGTCACCTGCTCATGCTGATTGGGGAGAGAATAGTAGGTGCTGAGGGGAATTAATACTTCGTAGCCGACGCCATGCACATCGAGCGTGACTTGCGAAGGCGCCTTAAAGGCCATGAGGCCCGTCAGTAAGGCGATCATGTGAGCAACAGGGGAGTGTGATGCGAAGGGCCTGATAGGCTGGCTGCGTGCGCTTCGATGCGCGGCGCCACTCCTTTAGAATCAGGCGGTAGCGGCAGCCACCTTCTCCATGACCTCGTCGGAGATGTCAAAGTTTGCATGAACTTTCTGCACATCGTCGTGCTCATCCAGAATTTCCATGAGCTTTAACATCTGCTCAGCAGCCTTCTCCTCCAGCGCGATCGTATTCTGCGGGATGAAGTTCAATTCGGCAAGCGTGCACTCGATTTTGGCATCGCTGAGCGCTTTTTTGACCGCTTCGAAATCGTGGGTATCGGTATAGATTTCAAAGGCCTTGTCGGTCACTTTCACGTCTTCGGCGCCGGCTTCCAGGGCGAGGCTCAGCAGCGCATCCTC
It contains:
- the ruvB gene encoding Holliday junction branch migration DNA helicase RuvB, with protein sequence MSDRTVSNQLTDDERGLEAALRPHSLQEYVGQSRMKESLEICIEAAKRRGEALDHAIFYGPPGLGKTTIAHIIAREMGSAIRSTSGLVLSHAGDLAAILTNLQERDVLFIDEIHRLPASVEEALYPAMEDYQLDLVVGQGASTRTVKLELPRFTLVGATTRAGALTSPLRDRFGLVHRLEFYSSQELTSIVTRSAGLLNIPIDEAGAAEIARRARGTPRIVNRLIKRIRDYAEIKAGGRITKQVAKDALVWLAVDAAGLDEMDRRILLTVIEKFNGGPVGVDSLAAAVQEDKGTLEDVYEPYLIQAGFLERTGRGRQATRLAFDHFKKQKDLLSLSGDDTSVTTP
- the aroF gene encoding 3-deoxy-7-phosphoheptulonate synthase, which codes for MIIVLKPDASEREVDHIIDRLRELGLKSHISAGQERTIIGVIGDDRILHNQPLTALPGVESVLPILAPWKLVSREFKKENTIIDVNGVKIGDKKITIMAGPCAVERLELTVGIAHEVKSAGATVLRGGAYKPRTSPYSFQGLGREGLDYLVEAKKQTGLPVVSEILDTRDIELFLEKADIIQIGARNMQNFELLKEVGAYDKPVLLKRGLSATIKEFLLSAEYIMSRGNRNVMLCERGIRTFETQYRNTLDMAAIPTLKSLSHLPVIVDPSHATGKWDLVAPMSKAAIAAGADGLLIEVHSNPECALCDGEESIRPSKFKELMGDLRKIAAAVDRTL
- a CDS encoding histidinol-phosphate transaminase, which produces MPLKVHPDIASLVPYVPGKPIEELQRELGLPRAIKLASNENPIGPSPKALAVLGETAPTLHRYPDGGAFRLRGALAERWNVMPDQVILGNGSDEILGLLARTFLSPGDEAVMAEHTFVIYKMEVQAAHGVAVEVPQKNWHHDLPAMAAAITDKTRLLFVCNPNNPTGTMATKAEVAALMARVPDHVVVVFDEAYYEYVRHPEFPESLSYVNAGRNVIVLRTFSKIYGLAGLRIGYGITTPEITNYLNRIRPPFNANSMAQRAALAALDDEAHVGASRALNHAEMDKVRAGLLALGFEALPSETNFLYFDVGRDGRDVFDALLRKGIIVRHIDGRMLRVTIGLPEENQLFLSALADVTRAAR
- the pheA gene encoding prephenate dehydratase — protein: MSDDLQGHRQEIDRIDDQILRLLNERSKSVIEIGKLKKQRDAEAHLHTPAREAAIFERLSKQNTGPFPTDAIRAVYREIMSASLSLEGPQKVAYLGPRATFTHMACMQKFGSSAQYIPVNSIKDVFSEVERGRAHFGVVPIENTTEGVVNHTLDMFVDSSLLIYGEVLQEVAHHLMSKSGVAGDIKRIYSHPHAIAQCRNWLETNLPHVPVSEVASTARAAELSVDDPSAAAIASELASQLYGLKVITARIEDNINNFTRFLVLSQKAPERTGRDKTSLMLSVKDKVGALYDLLRPFASHGLNMTKIESRPSRRKAWEYIFFVDIEGHIDEERVKKAAEEVKSRCLFMKILGSYPAYS
- the ruvA gene encoding Holliday junction branch migration protein RuvA, with the protein product MIALLTGLMAFKAPSQVTLDVHGVGYEVLIPLSTYYSLPNQHEQVTLSIHTHVREDAIQLYGFLTAAEKEAFLLLTGISGIGPKLGLSVLSTLSVRDLFSAIQAGDIEKLGTVSGIGKKSAARIALELKDKVARLHPAGEQAASGSGQPANPLYEDALSALVNLGYRQPDVKDALRRIEKSGAMAQGLEGVIREALKDLAKG